A single Kribbella aluminosa DNA region contains:
- a CDS encoding carbohydrate ABC transporter permease translates to MTTNIARPRAASPAARRGGKKREEQNERGLLSDSDRGRPTVRVVLICMQIIVLGGLVLGGIGPIVWAAKSAVSTSNDILSAPLSWWPSGIHFGNLAEAWTRVRIGKALGNTVAVAVGSTLTSLFVSITAAYVLSILQPRWGKILSGMVLATLFLPGVITLVPLYQTVLKLPLLNISLLNSFWALWLPAGANAFNVLITKRFFDGIPKSFIEAARIDGAGPIRVLWSVMLPLSRPIIGVMALLSLIGAFKDYLWPLLVIPNPDKQPISVALPRLSQSAELSINLAAVFLTIAIPVVLFLIFQRQFLRGVAMTGGVKG, encoded by the coding sequence ATGACCACGAACATCGCCCGGCCCCGGGCGGCGTCGCCGGCTGCCCGGCGTGGCGGAAAGAAGCGGGAAGAGCAGAACGAACGCGGACTGCTGTCGGATTCGGACCGCGGCCGGCCGACGGTGCGGGTCGTGCTGATCTGCATGCAGATCATCGTTCTCGGCGGGCTGGTCCTGGGCGGCATCGGACCGATCGTGTGGGCCGCCAAGTCCGCGGTCTCCACCAGCAACGACATTCTGTCGGCGCCGCTGTCGTGGTGGCCGTCAGGCATCCACTTCGGCAATCTGGCCGAGGCCTGGACCCGGGTCCGGATCGGTAAGGCGCTCGGCAACACGGTGGCTGTTGCCGTCGGGTCGACGCTGACGTCGCTGTTCGTGTCCATCACCGCGGCGTACGTGCTGAGCATCCTTCAGCCTCGCTGGGGCAAAATCCTCAGTGGAATGGTGCTCGCCACCCTGTTCCTGCCCGGCGTGATCACCCTGGTGCCTCTGTACCAGACCGTACTGAAGCTGCCCTTGCTGAACATCTCGTTGCTGAACTCGTTCTGGGCGCTCTGGCTGCCGGCCGGCGCGAACGCCTTCAACGTCCTGATCACCAAGCGCTTCTTCGACGGCATCCCCAAGTCGTTCATCGAGGCAGCCCGGATCGACGGTGCCGGCCCGATCCGCGTGCTGTGGTCGGTGATGCTGCCACTGTCCCGGCCGATCATCGGTGTGATGGCGCTGTTGTCACTCATCGGAGCGTTCAAGGACTACCTCTGGCCCCTGCTCGTCATCCCGAACCCGGACAAGCAACCGATCTCGGTCGCGCTCCCACGCCTGTCACAATCGGCCGAGCTGAGCATCAACCTGGCCGCCGTCTTCCTGACCATCGCGATCCCCGTCGTACTGTTCCTGATCTTCCAACGACAATTCCTGCGCGGAGTCGCGATGACCGGAGGAGTGAAGGGATGA
- the ppk2 gene encoding polyphosphate kinase 2, with amino-acid sequence MTRPEVISRAQYDKELAKLQLELVRLQEWVVHQGLRVMVIFEGRDTAGKGGTIKRITERLNARHYRVVALGPPTEQERGQWYFQRYITHLPAAGGIALFDRSWYNRAGVERVMGFCTDADCDEFFRTCPQLERSLVRSGMILIKYWLSLSDDEQERRFTDRINNPRKRWKLSPMDLEARARWVDYAEAKDEMFAYTDIKEAPWYVVNADDKRTARLNLISHLLTVVPYQDVPHPVIELPPRQVRSYQRSPLDSQTWIPNRYVVSK; translated from the coding sequence ATGACGCGGCCGGAGGTCATCTCGCGGGCGCAGTACGACAAGGAGTTGGCCAAGCTGCAACTGGAACTGGTCAGACTGCAGGAGTGGGTCGTCCATCAGGGTCTACGGGTCATGGTGATCTTCGAAGGCCGGGACACCGCCGGGAAAGGCGGCACGATCAAGCGCATCACCGAGCGGCTGAATGCGCGCCACTACCGCGTTGTCGCGCTCGGTCCGCCCACTGAGCAAGAGCGCGGGCAGTGGTACTTCCAGCGCTACATCACGCACCTGCCGGCGGCCGGCGGAATCGCCCTCTTCGACCGCAGTTGGTACAACCGCGCCGGAGTCGAACGCGTGATGGGGTTCTGCACCGACGCCGACTGCGACGAGTTCTTCCGTACCTGTCCACAGCTGGAACGTTCGCTGGTCCGCTCCGGGATGATCCTGATCAAGTACTGGCTGTCGCTGAGCGACGACGAACAGGAACGGCGATTCACCGACCGCATCAACAACCCGCGCAAACGCTGGAAGCTCAGCCCGATGGACCTGGAAGCTCGCGCGCGCTGGGTCGACTATGCCGAGGCCAAGGACGAGATGTTCGCGTACACCGACATCAAGGAGGCTCCCTGGTACGTCGTGAACGCGGACGACAAGCGCACCGCGCGGCTCAACCTGATCAGCCACCTGCTCACGGTCGTCCCCTACCAGGACGTCCCGCATCCGGTGATCGAACTGCCGCCGCGCCAGGTGCGCTCCTACCAGCGATCGCCGCTCGACTCCCAGACCTGGATCCCGAATCGGTACGTCGTGTCGAAGTAG
- a CDS encoding GH1 family beta-glucosidase, whose product MVLSRNFIWGVATSAYQIEGAVEADGRLPSIWDTFCRMPGAIAGGDVGDTACDSYHRWRDDITLLKQLGVDAYRFSVAWPRILPTGHGPVNSAGLDYYDRLVDELLAEGIEPFVTLYHWDLPQFLQTAGGWASRSTAYRFAEYAAVTGGRLGDRVRHWTTLNEPMCSAWIGHWEGVMAPGIKDYKVAIRASYHLLFAHGLGIEALHASCAAPPDVGLVLNLSPCEPATPTADDERATRVADGHNNRWWLDPVFGRGFPADMLETYGIDLPIRPGDLATIATPTEYVGLNYYSRQIITSDESVPVLGLRQVDEPDRERTALGWEVHPAGLEQLILRLAHEYGASKIYVTENGSAWADHPDTSTFEVDDPERTSYLERHVGACRRAASQGAPLAGYFAWSLMDNFEWAYGYQARFGLAYVDYSTGARVLKSSGNRYAALIEAHREDWEHTRSAARPAPGRRVTGDLPPPSS is encoded by the coding sequence ATGGTCCTGTCGAGGAACTTCATCTGGGGGGTGGCCACATCGGCGTACCAGATAGAGGGCGCGGTCGAGGCCGATGGCCGGCTGCCGTCGATCTGGGACACCTTCTGCCGGATGCCCGGCGCGATCGCGGGTGGCGACGTCGGTGACACGGCCTGTGATTCGTATCATCGCTGGCGCGACGACATCACCTTGCTGAAACAGCTCGGCGTCGACGCCTACCGATTTTCCGTTGCCTGGCCGCGGATTCTGCCGACCGGTCACGGCCCGGTGAACTCCGCCGGTCTTGACTACTACGATCGCCTCGTCGACGAGCTGCTTGCCGAGGGCATCGAACCCTTCGTGACGCTCTACCACTGGGATCTGCCTCAGTTTCTGCAGACGGCAGGCGGCTGGGCGAGCCGCTCGACAGCCTACAGATTCGCCGAGTACGCCGCTGTCACCGGGGGACGGCTGGGGGACCGCGTCCGTCACTGGACGACCCTGAACGAGCCGATGTGCTCGGCGTGGATCGGCCATTGGGAAGGGGTGATGGCCCCCGGCATCAAGGACTACAAGGTCGCGATACGCGCGTCGTACCATCTGCTGTTCGCCCATGGGCTGGGAATCGAAGCCCTGCACGCCTCGTGCGCAGCCCCGCCTGATGTCGGGCTGGTCCTCAACCTGAGCCCCTGTGAACCGGCCACGCCGACGGCCGACGACGAGCGCGCGACGCGAGTCGCGGACGGCCACAACAACCGATGGTGGCTCGACCCGGTCTTCGGACGAGGATTCCCGGCCGACATGCTCGAGACCTACGGCATCGACCTGCCGATCCGCCCCGGCGACCTGGCGACGATCGCGACACCGACCGAGTACGTCGGCCTGAACTACTACTCCAGACAGATCATCACGTCCGACGAATCCGTTCCCGTTCTGGGCCTGCGCCAGGTCGACGAACCGGACCGCGAACGCACGGCGCTCGGCTGGGAGGTCCACCCCGCCGGACTCGAACAGCTCATCCTCCGGCTGGCCCACGAATACGGCGCCTCGAAGATCTACGTCACCGAGAACGGATCGGCCTGGGCCGACCACCCCGACACCAGCACCTTCGAGGTGGACGATCCTGAGCGGACGTCTTATCTCGAACGGCACGTCGGCGCCTGCCGCCGGGCCGCCTCGCAAGGCGCACCACTCGCCGGCTATTTCGCCTGGTCCCTGATGGACAACTTCGAATGGGCCTACGGCTACCAGGCCAGGTTCGGCCTCGCCTATGTCGACTACTCCACGGGCGCTCGCGTGCTCAAATCCTCCGGCAACCGTTACGCCGCGCTGATTGAAGCCCACCGCGAGGACTGGGAGCACACACGATCTGCTGCCCGCCCCGCACCAGGCCGTCGAGTTACCGGAGATCTTCCCCCGCCAAGTAGCTGA
- a CDS encoding LuxR C-terminal-related transcriptional regulator produces MITVAMIDDDPVARIGFADIVANESEIELISSSPSVESFEAKAETPTVVVLNLGLRGGGASGWAAVAQLVAAGHRVLVFTISDKEGPVLDALEAKAMGYLTKEAEPAEIVRAIKSVADERLFISATVAGYLLVSLPKLTPREREVLTLAASGETSREIAHRLYIDEKTVNGTLDRIRDKTGLRRRTQLTKYAIDRGLL; encoded by the coding sequence GTGATTACTGTTGCGATGATCGACGATGATCCGGTGGCCCGGATCGGTTTCGCCGACATCGTCGCCAACGAATCCGAGATCGAGTTGATCTCCAGCAGTCCCTCGGTGGAGTCGTTCGAGGCGAAGGCCGAGACTCCGACTGTCGTCGTGCTGAACCTCGGCCTTCGCGGCGGCGGTGCCTCCGGGTGGGCGGCGGTCGCACAGTTGGTTGCTGCCGGCCACCGAGTGCTCGTCTTCACGATCTCGGACAAGGAAGGACCGGTGCTCGACGCGCTCGAGGCCAAGGCCATGGGCTATCTGACGAAGGAGGCGGAACCGGCGGAAATCGTGCGCGCCATCAAGAGCGTCGCGGACGAGAGGCTGTTCATCTCCGCCACTGTCGCCGGATATCTGCTGGTCAGCCTGCCCAAGCTGACTCCGCGGGAGCGCGAGGTGCTGACGCTGGCGGCATCAGGGGAGACCTCACGGGAGATCGCTCATCGGCTCTACATCGACGAGAAGACGGTCAACGGGACCCTTGACCGGATCCGGGACAAGACCGGCCTGCGGCGCCGGACGCAATTGACGAAATATGCAATTGATCGTGGCCTGCTGTGA